CATTACAAGCCTCACTTGCTCAATATTATTTTTCAGTCAGAATTCTCGATCATAATCAACAAATTTTTACGCAAATTATAGAGTGCTATAATACCATAAACAATATAACAGAAAAGGCAAAAAATGCGGGTATAGCTTCTTCAATAGATTATGAAAACTCAAATGCGCAACTCGAGCAAGCTAAAATTCAATTATCTGAAATTAAAATATCTCGTTCTCAATATGAACATGCCATTGCCGTATTATTAGGAAAGCCTCCTTCTGAATTTACCCTAGAACCACAAAAGACAAAAATTACTATTCCAGAAATTCCTTTATTGTTACCTTCTCGTTTACTAGAACGCCGCCCCGATATTGCGCAAGCAGAAAGACTTGTTGCGCAAGCAAATTCACAAATTGGACTGGCAGAAGCTGGTTATTTTCCTGATTTTACGTTTTCAACAAGTGCTGGATTTTCCAAAACTGACATTGATAGCCTTTTTTCATTACCATCCCTATTTTGGAGTTTAGGGGTAAGTTTAACCGAAACAGTTTTTGATAATGGATTACGTGCTGCAAAAGTACGGTCGGCAGAAGCGAATTATCAAGTGACAGTCGCAAAATATCGTCAAACGGTATTAGGTGCACTGCAAAATGTTGAAGATATTTTAGCTTCAATTAGAAATATTAAAATAGAGGAAGAATTTCAACATAGCATCACAGATCGCAATAAAATCATTGAAGAAATAATATTAACAGGATTTCACTTAGGAAAAAATTCTTATCAAGAAGTCATGCGAGCTCAAATCAATTTATTACAAGCCCAAAAGTCTGTTGCCGATTTATTAGGACGGAATATCTCAGCACACCTCAATCTTATCGGGGCACTTGGCGGGATTTGGTCTCATTAAAAACACGTATTTTTAATTAAACTATTTATTTTTTATATTTAATTTCGATAAATAAATAACAAAATATTTCTTAAAATTAATTAAGGAAAGATTTTTAATGTATCAAAAAACATTAGTATTTATTTGTATTTTTTTATTTTTTATAAATTCATGCAAAAAAATTATTAATTCAGAGATCGCGCGTAGTCCAGGACCATCCTCATGCTTGGCAAACAGAAACGAAATTTTATCTACAAATATAGTAGGAGGCCAAATTGTTGATAATACTACAGTTCCTTCGGGCAGAAATACGGTTGGAATTGTATTGCCTTTGGGAAATTCAATGTATGTCGTATGCACCGGAACCGTTGTGGCAGATAACCTTATTCTTACCGCAGCGCATTGCTTAGATGACATAGATCATAACAATGTTTCTCCAGGCCATATTGTGTTTTCAGATCAATTGAACTTTAGCCGGAACTCTGTGGTATCATCCCCAATCACATGTTGGCAAAAACACGGCAGCTACACCTCTTGTGCCGACACCAATTCATTGGGCTGTACTCTATTTGATATAGCCTGGTTAAAAATTGGCAATAGCGCAACAGCAAATTATGGCTACAATACTATTTCTGTTTTAGCAAATCCTCAAT
This region of Spirobacillus cienkowskii genomic DNA includes:
- a CDS encoding trypsin-like serine protease — its product is MYQKTLVFICIFLFFINSCKKIINSEIARSPGPSSCLANRNEILSTNIVGGQIVDNTTVPSGRNTVGIVLPLGNSMYVVCTGTVVADNLILTAAHCLDDIDHNNVSPGHIVFSDQLNFSRNSVVSSPITCWQKHGSYTSCADTNSLGCTLFDIAWLKIGNSATANYGYNTISVLANPQLITATESKWMFGFGHLSDSQSNTSNRKYSVMSASSINFPDTIPGGAITNFNAITFNNAYQSYLTVIGPNNQPGSAKGTCMGDSGGPVYLNRNGNYILAALTQGSNSVLTPHPTNTAPPYSFNSSQYALCNDGYGVYTTIGNYINWIQTSSGVTLSLF
- a CDS encoding efflux transporter outer membrane subunit is translated as MKNNNDKFKILLTLTFLFYSCTSGPKYNPISFELSDKYKETNDKNWKIAEPNDEIPKGKWWEVFNDPILNQFEETLEHSNQNIQVALHQFEQAQALVAQASSAYGPSVAVAGGASRQRQPASKQIPQATYSNSFQSSINASWIPDLWGAVRHNVDANRAAVEASAAQLENTKLALQASLAQYYFSVRILDHNQQIFTQIIECYNTINNITEKAKNAGIASSIDYENSNAQLEQAKIQLSEIKISRSQYEHAIAVLLGKPPSEFTLEPQKTKITIPEIPLLLPSRLLERRPDIAQAERLVAQANSQIGLAEAGYFPDFTFSTSAGFSKTDIDSLFSLPSLFWSLGVSLTETVFDNGLRAAKVRSAEANYQVTVAKYRQTVLGALQNVEDILASIRNIKIEEEFQHSITDRNKIIEEIILTGFHLGKNSYQEVMRAQINLLQAQKSVADLLGRNISAHLNLIGALGGIWSH